The DNA sequence TTAGCTTATAGGTGATTTCAGCTTCATCAAAAACAACATGGGTATCAAAGTGTGCAAACATTTGCGAAGCATGTACTCCTGCATCCGTTCTACCGGCTCCCATTATGGGTGTTTTTTCCTTTAAAAGCACAGATAACGATTTTTCTATAACTTCCTGTACGGTTATGGCATTTGGCTGGAACTGCCAACCGTGGTAAGCACTACCATTATAAGAGAGTTCTATAAAATATCGCAAATTATTTTTTTACTTTTAGTGAAGTTACAAAGATAGATAGTTTTGTTCATTCATGAGAGGCTATGAATCTTAATAATGTATTAAAATGTTACTTGAAGTAATTCTTTTTCTTGTGAATATTATTGAAATCTGTAAACGTTTCTTAATATTTATATAAAAAGAACAATAAGATTAATAAAAAATCATTGATTACACGCAAACCCTACACTGTTTTTTTTCCAATATACCGTATTACGTTTGCTAAGCCATTATGCAAATCTCCTTCTTCTAACTCTACTTCCGTTTGCTCTAAAAGAATGGTTTCAAAGTTATTAAATGTTGTTTGAATTTCTTCTATGGTAAAAAGTAAATTTATATCACTCGGCCCTCCTATTTTTGGGTTTTTTTCACGATAGTATAAATTCTCAGTACTAAAACCTTCTAAAATTAAATAACCATTTGGTTTTACTAAAGCTGCAAGTTGTGTATTTAATTCTTTTTTATTTTGAGGGAAATGGGCATAAATTAAAGCCAAAGCATCAAAACTATTTGGCTCAAATTTTAGTTGATGCAACTCACCTACTTTATAATCTATTTTTACATTTGCTGCATTGGCTAATTTCTGCGCCTTATTTTTTCCTTCAACACTTATATCAAATGCAATAACACTAAGACCTTTTTTAGATGCGTAAACAGCATTTCTTCCTTCTCCCTCTGCTGGTAATAATATATCCCCTTTCAGATTTAATTTTTCAATGGTTTCTTTGAAAAATTTATTAGGTTCCGTTCCGTACACAAATTCTTCTTTCTTATATCTATTATTCCAAAATTCTTCCATCATATTTTTCTTAAACAACCTATCGCTTTTCAAAATTTAGTGCTAAACGAAGTTCGTGATTTTAAAACATAAAGCCAAACAAAATTCTTCATCTATTATAAATTAAGAAATTAAACAATTATCTATAACTTTACCAACTACATTTCAGTTATAAGTATAATTAACTCTTCTTAAATAATAATACAAACATCAATATTAATTCAGCTTTCATGGTAAAAATATTACTTCTTTCAGATACGCACAGTTATATAGATAACGACATTTTAAAATATGTAAAACAAGCCGATGAAGTTTGGCATGCAGGTGATATTGGTGACATAAAAGTAACGGATACAATAAAAAAACTAAAACCTCTTAAAGCTGTTTACGGAAATATTGACAATACAGATATACGCAAAGAGTTCCCTGAAAACAATCGATTTATGTGTGAAGATGTGGATGTTTGGATAACACATATTGGTGGTTACCCTAAAGCATATAATATCCGAGTTCGAGATGACATTAGAGCAAATCCTCCTCGGCTATTTATTGCTGGTCATTCTCATATTTTAAAAGTCATGCCTGATAAAAAACTGAATTTACTACACATGAACCCTGGTGCCATTGGCAAACATGGTTTTCATAAAACACGAACCATGTTACGTTTTACTATCGATAGAAGTAAAATTGACAATTTAGAAGTAATAGAATTTCCAAAGTAGTCTATGGAAGCTTACTTTATGTTAATGTTTTCAGAAATACTAGCATTTATTGGCTATGATTGTGGCAATCAAATGATAAATTGTAGTTTTGTGTCGATTTAAAAACAAAAAAATCAATATTTATGAGTCAAGTAAAAGAGAATGATACCGTAAGAGTTCATTACACAGGAAAATTAAGTAATGGTCAAATTTTTGACAGTTCATTGGAAAGAGAGCCATTAGAAGTTACTTTGGGGCAAGGCATGCTTATTCCTGGTTTTGAAAAAGGTATTGTAGAAATGAAAGTAAACGAGAAAAAAACCATTAATATTCCTGTTGCAGAAGCTTATGGCGAAGCGCAAAAAGAATTATTTTACGAAGTAAAAAAAGAGCAATTACCACAAGACATGGCACCAGAAGTAGGTATGGGATTAGCTTCAAAAAACCCAGATGGTACTGAAGTACAATTTCGCGTAGCTGAAGTTCATGATGATTTTATTATTGTGGATGCAAACCACCCGCTTGCAGGACAAGATTTAACTTTTGATTTAGAACTTATTGAAATTAAGTAAAGAATCATCCCTTCTTAAACACTTTCGGTCAGAAGAAAGTTTATTAAGAATTAGATTTTATATTTCTTCCTACATATCGAGATTAAATGGAGGACTACATAAAAAAACCCAAAGTTTTCACTTTGGGTTTAACGCACTAATACTACTAAGATGTTAGGTTTATCGTAATCTATCTACAGATTTTACAAGATCTTCATCCTTTTTGATGGCCTTATTAGCTAATGCCAATAACACGATAGAAACAACAGGAAGAAACATCCCAATACCTTTCTCAGAAACCGCCGTTTCTCCAGATACATTTAGAGATTGATATACAAAAAATCCTAGTAAAATAAAATTTAATATGATGTTAAGTCGCCCCAAAACAAATTGAAGCTTCCTATTTGTATACATAAATATAGACACCAAAGATACTACCGTAGATCCTAAAAACAAACTTAAAAACAATAAATTATCAGGCGCGAAAATTTTGACACCTTCTTCTGTAATCCATAAATGGAAAACAAAAATTAGTCCGCCCGAAACCAATGCTGCTAATAGTAAATAAAGTGTTTGAATTCGTTGAATCATGTATGCTATCTAAAAATGATAACAAAAATAATAGTTTCTTTTTAAAAAAAGAGTATTAAAAATTAAAATAAAGTTGTATAATTGCAGTAATAATTCACAACAATCCTAATAGCAGGTTGTTAACTCTTCAAATTTAACCCACTTTTTTCAGAATTATTCAAATTTATATTCAAAATACATATTCTAATAAACATTTATGTTTGAAATTTCACAATTAAAAGAAAAAAAACTCTCTGATTTACAAGAGATTGCAAAAAAACTGAACGTTCCAAAGTACCGTTCATTAAAAAAATTAGACTTAGTATATCAAATACTAGACAAGCAAGCAACAGATCCTAAAGCTGTAACATCTGTGGTAGATCCAAAAGAAACGAAGGAAACAAAGGAAACGAAAGAAACGAAAACGGCAACTTCCAAACCAAAACCACCTGTTGCAAGAAAACCAAGACAGCGAGTTCAAAAACCCGTAAAACCAGTTGAAAAAACTACTAATACCGACAAGCAAGTTGCACTTGAAAAAAAAGAATCTCCTGCACCTGCGCCAACAACTCCTGCTCCAACTCAACAAAATAAAGTTGACACGAAGCAAGACAATAAGCCAAAGCGTCAAAACGATAATCAACAAAAACCACATCCAAAAAACCAAAATAACCAACAGAGAAATCAGCATAAAAACCAAAAAAATGGTAATGTTGACGCTGGCAATAAAGACAGTAGAAACCGCTACCGTGAACCAGATTTTGAATTTGATGCTATTATTGAAAGTGAAGGTGTTTTAGACGTCATGCAAGATGGTTATGGTTTTTTAAGGTCTTCCGATTATAACTACTTATCATCACCTGATGATATTTATGTATCGCAATCACAAATAAGGTTATTTGGATTAAAAAAAGGAGATACAGTTTTAGGACACGTAAGACCTCCTAAAGAAGGTGAAAAATATTTTCCATTAATAAAAGTAATTAGAATCAATGGTCAGAAACCAGAAGTAGTAAGAGACCGTGTTTCTTTTGAGCATTTAACGCCACTATTTCCTAAAGAAAAATTTAATCTAGCAGAAAAACAAAGCACCATTTCTACTCGAATTATGGATTTGTTTGCGCCTATAGGAAAAGGACAACGTGGCATGATTGTATCACAACCTAAAACAGGTAAAACCATGCTATTAAAGGATGTAGCAAATGCTATTGCAGCCAACCATCCTGAGGTCTATTTAATGATTTTATTAATTGATGAACGCCCTGAAGAGGTAACGGATATGCAACGTAACGTACGTGGCGAAGTTATTGCTTCAACCTTTGATAAAGAAGCACACGAGCACGTAAAAATTGCCGATATTGTTTTGGAAAAAGCAAAACGATTGGTAGAATGTGGTCACGATGTGGTAATTCTTTTAGATTCTATTACCCGTTTAGCTAGAGCTTACAACACCGTACAACCGGCCTCTGGTAAAATACTAAGTGGTGGTGTAGATGCTAATGCACTGCACAAACCTAAACGTTTTTTTGGTGCTGCTCGTAATATAGAAAATGGTGGTTCTTTAACCATTATTGCAACGGCACTAACTGAAACTGGATCTAAAATGGACGAAGTTATTTTTGAAGAGTTTAAAGGCACCGGAAATATGGAGCTTCAATTGGATAGAAAAATATCTAACCGTAGAATTTTCCCTGCTATTGACCTTACATCTTCAAGTACCCGTAGAGATGATATCCTTTTAGATGACACCACCTTACAGCGTATGTGGGTAATGCGTAAATACCTTGCAGATATGAATCCTGTGGAAGCCATGGAGTTTATTAATGAGCGTTTTAAACAAACTAGGAATAATGAAGAATTTTTAATTTCCATGAATGGATAAAGTTGTTCATAAACTTAAAAAAAACAACCAACTATACTAAACTAAATTTGTAAAGGCCTTAGCATTTATTGTTGAGGCTTTTTCTTTACGCTATACTGAACACAATATCAAATACAATTCCAGACACTATCCAACACTATTCTCGTTATCACTAAATCCTTAGAGCATCAATAATAACCTACAATAAGACTTATTAAGCAACGTAAAAAGCTGACAAATACAGGGCATATAAATCACAAAACCTTTATTGCTTAATCAAAGTTTTTGCTTACATTTATGTTGTATTTTAACACAAAAAAGGTCTTATTTTACAAGCTTCATTTTATATCAAAATTTTGTCCACCATAAAAGAAAACATATGAAATATTTCACCACCATTTTTTTAGCAATCACCATTGAAAGCATCTGTTTTGCCCAAAACCCATTTATCACACATATGTACACTGCAGACCCTTCGGCTCGTGTATTTAATGATACTCTTTACGTTTACCCATCTCACGACCCTGATAATGCTGATTGGTTTGATATGGTAGATTGGCATGTGTTTTCAACTACAGATATGGTAAACTGGACCGACCATGGTGTTGCTTTAGATATAAAAGATATTAAGTGGGCCCAAAAATACGCCTGGGCACCAGATTGTATTCAAGCAAATGGAAAATATTATTTCTATTTCCCAACCGACCAATTTCATATTGGTGTTGCCGTAAGCGATAAAGCAACGGGGCCTTTTATTGATCCTCTTGGCAAACCACTAATTTCCATGGATACCAAAGGTGTGGTTTGTAATAGAGATTTTATTGACCCTGGTGTTTTTATTGATGATGATGGACAGGCCTATTTATATATGGGACAGTTAGTTGTAAATGCTATTAAGCTCAATAAAGATATGATTTCATATGATGGCAACGTTCACTTATTAGAAGGCACCGATGATTTTTTTGAAGCTGCGTGGATGCACAAATACAATGGGAAATATTATTTATCATATGTTGGAACAAGTGGAGAAATAAAATATAGCATGTCTGACAATCCGTTAGGCCCTTTTGAATACAAAGGAGTAATTTTAGAAAAAATGAACAGTGGTACAAACCATCATTCTATAGTTGAATATAGAGGACAATGGTACATGTTTTACCACAATTCAGACCTGTACTATAGTAAGCATCCTGAATTAGACGAAAAATTTGGCTGGGGACACGAAGGTAGCCCACACCCTTTTCGCAGATCCATTTGTTTTGATAAATTATATTACAATCCCAATGGGACCATTCAAAAAGTAATACCAACTAAATAAGAGAATCGTTTAAAAACTATTACAACTCACATCAATAGCAAGGAAATAATTCAAATCATTATACTCAAATGTTTATACAAGTAAAATGTATCTAAAAAGGAATTAATAAAATTGATAATCAATGATATATTAGTTGAATTAGATTATTCCTAAATCTATTACTAAAGACTACATTATAGAGTCCTAAAAAAATTCTCAAGCCTCTTTCTTTTATTTCACTTCTTTAACCAAAACATCTAATGTCACATTGGACTGTTCTCCAGAAATCATATTTTTTAGAGTAAAAGTATTTGAAGACATCTCTTCATCTCCTACCAAAACTACAAATGGAATAGCCCGCTTATTAGCATGCATCATTTGTTTTTTCATTTTAGCGGCATCTGGATATAACTCGGCATTCACCCCATGTTTCCTAAGATATTTGATGGCTTTCAAACTAAACAATGCTTCTTCATCTCCAAAATTTATAAATAACACTTTCACATTTTTGCTAACAGTTTCAGGAAATAAATTCAATTCTTCCAAAACCAAATAAATACGATCTAATCCAAAACTAATACCTACACCACTCACATTTTTCATTCCAAAAATGCCTGTTAAGTCATCATATCTACCACCACCACCAATAGATCCCATTTGGACTGTTTTTGGTGCAGCCACTTCAAAAATAGCTCCCGTATAATAATTCAATCCACGTGCTAAAGTAACATCTAACTCTAATTCAGCTGTTGACAATCCTAATTCTGAAATAGCTTTATTGATAAAAGCCAATTCTTGAATGCCTTTTTTCCCTTCATCGGAAGCATCTAAAATATCTTTTAAACGTTCTATTTGAGATTCAAAAGAACCCGATAAAGAAAAAAGAGGTTTTAATTTATCAATACCTAATTGTGGAATACCTTTTCCCAGCATTTCTTCCTTTACCTTCTCCTCACCTATTTTATCTAATTTATCAAGTGCTACCGTAAAGTCAATTAATTTATCACTAGCTCCTATAAGTTCTGCAATACCTGAAAGTATTTTTCTATTGTTTATTTTTATGGTAATACCATCTAATTTTAAAGCTGAAAAGACGGCATCATATAATTGAATAAATTCTACTTCTTGCCAAAGAGAAGTACTTCCAACTACATCCGCATCACATTGAAAAAATTCTCTAAAACGTCCTTTTTGAGGTCTATCCGCCCTCCAAACTGGCTGTATTTGGTAACGCTTAAATGGAAATTCAATCTCGTTTTGGTGCTGTACAACATAACGCGCAAATGGCACAGTTAAATCGTAACGAAGAGCTTTTTCTGAGATGGACCCTGTTAGTTTATTAGAGTCTTTTTCTAAATAAGCCTGTTCATCAGCTTTATTTAAATAATCACCAGAGTTTAAAATCTTAAAAATTAATCGATCCCCTTCCTCTCCATATTTCCCCATAAGGGTTTCATAGTTTTCAAAACTTGGAGTTTCAATGGGTTGAAATCCAAAAGTTTCAAAAGCTTCTCGAATGGTGTTAAATATATAATGTCGCTTTGCTACTTGTACGGGATTATAATCTCGGGTACCTTTTGGAATACTTGGTTTTTGAGCCATCAAACTGTAATTAAAATATATGTTTTTTTAGTTTACACCACCTACTAATATTACTTACATAATAATTTGGTGTGGACAGGCAAAAATAAATAATGAAATTGGATTGAAGGCCTCAGATTATCAAAATTTAAATATTTCTCAAGCATCAATAAAAACAACAAGAATTTCTGTTTTTTTCTTTAAAATAAAAAATTAGATAAATATATACCAATGATTGTTCTAAAAAAATTATCTAAAACATCAATAAATGATTCTTTTTTTATCAAATATGCATTTTAGCTAAAAAATATTATAAAACATCTTATTTTATACAATAAATAATTAAATCAAACGTATCTTTATTGTACCAAACACAAAACGGAGATTATAATTATAAGAGTTAGTCACCTTCATTATTTAAAATTCGTATTCAAAATTTGGTAATCCCCGGATAAATTAATGACCCGAAACTTTATTGTTTCGGGTTATTTTAATAAACACACTCTTTATCACATAACAAACTTATAGCAAGAAAGTTACCATTTTATAATAGCGCTTGCCCAAGTAAATCCACTACCAAAAGCTGCTAAAACTACACAGTCTCCATCCTTTATTTTACCTTTTTCCCAAGCTTCAGTTAGAGCAATAATAACAGATGCCGCAGTAGTATTACCATATGTCATTATATTATTAAATACTTGATCGTCTCTTAAACCAAATTTCTTTTGAATAAACTGAGCAATTCTTAAATTGGCTTGATGAGGAATTAACATATCAATATCTTCATTTTTTAGATTGTTTTGAGCCAAACCTTCATTTATAACCTCACTAAATCGTACAACAGCATGTTTAAACACAAAGGTACCATCCATATATGGATAATAAGAAATATCTTCTTCTTCAGACTCTAAAATTTCTGGAACCCAATGAGCAATGCTTGGAGATTTAACAATTAATTTATCTGCATATTTTCCTTCGCTATGCAAATGTGTAGACAAAATACCTTTGGTATTATCTTCTTCTCGCGACAATACACAAGCTCCTGCACCATCACCAAAAATAACAGAAACACCTCTACCTCTTGTTGTTTTATCCAGTCCGTTACTATGATATTCTGCACCAATAACTAACACATTTTTATACATCCCTGTTTTAATAAACTGATCGGCAACAGATATAGCATATACAAAACCTGAACATTGATTCCTTACATCCAAAGCGCCAATATTACGCATATCCAACATATCTTGAATTTGCACCCCACAACCTGGAAAATAATAATCAGGACTCAGTGTTGCAAATACTATAAAATCAATATCATCAGTAGTTAACCCTGCTCGTTCAATAGCAATTCTGGAAGCTTTTGCTCCCATTACTGCAGACGTATCTTCGCTACCTTCCTTTATCCATCGACGTTCTTTTATACCTGTTCGTTCTTGAATCCAAGCATCATTAGTGTCCATGAGTTTAGACAAATCATCATTAGTCACTACCTGTTCTGGCACATAGTGTCCAAGACCTATTATTTTTGAATTATACATTATCCCTTTTATTTTGAATAACCTAAAGTACAACAACTGTTGCTAAATTCCAATTCCATGATTTCGATTTTTTAAAAGACTGCTTAATTCGGGTTACATATCATTTTAAATTTCTTTTTTATGAAAATTTATGTCAGTTTGTCACCTTTTACGAATTGGCATTTTTGTTGACTAACAAACCAAGTAAGTTAAAACTAAGATTAATTAGATTCCTTTCAACAAGGAACTGACAAATAAAACTATTAAATTATGACAAAAGGAAACATTAATGTATCGGTAGAAAATATTTTTCCGTTAATTAAAAAATTCTTGTATAGTGACCACGAAATATTTTTACGTGAACTAATTAGCAACGGTACCGACGCCACCTTAAAGTTAAAGCACTTAACAAGCATTGGCGAATCTAAGTCTGAATATGGCAACCCACAAATAGAGGTTAAAATAGACAAAGAAGGTAAAAAACTTCATATCATAGATCAAGGTTTAGGTATGACTGCTGAAGAGGTTGAAAAATACATTAACCAAGTTGCCTTTTCTGGTGCTGAAGAGTTTTTGGATAAATACAAAGATTCTGCAAAAGACTCTGGTATCATTGGACACTTTGGTTTAGGATTCTATTCTGCTTTTATGGTGGCCGAAAAGGTTGAAATCATTACTAAATCTCATAAAGATGAACCTGCAGCTCATTGGACCTGCGATGGATCTCCCGAGTTTACCTTGGAAGCTTCAGATAAAACAGAACGCGGAACAGAAATCATCCTTCATATTGCTGAAGACTCTACCGAATTTTTGGAAGAAAGCAGAATTAGCGCCTTGTTATCTAAATACAACAAGTTTATGCCTGTACCCATTAAGTTTGGAACTAAGGAAATAAATGACCCTGAGCACGAGCCAGCAACAATTAAAGATAAAGACGGCAAAGAAACTAAAGAGCCTCAAAGAAAAATTACTGTTGATAATATCATCAACAACCCTACTCCTGCCTGGACTAAACAACCAGCAGATTTAAAAGAAGAAGATTACAGTAGCTTTTACAGAGAATTGTATCCCATGCAATTTGAAGAGCCTTTATTCAACATTCACCTAAATGTAGATTATCCTTTCAATTTAACAGGAATTTTGTATTTCCCGAAAATTTCTAATGACATGCAAATGCAAAAGGATAAAATTCAACTTTATCAAAATCAAGTTTTTGTAACAGATAATGTAGAAGGTATTGTTCCTGAATTTTTAACCATGCTTCGCGGTGTAATTGATTCTCCTGACATTCCATTAAACGTATCTCGTTCGTATTTACAAGCAGATGGAGCCGTTAAAAAGATTTCATCTTACATTACCAGAAAAGTAGCTGATAAATTAAAATCGTTATTCAACAATAATCGTGAGGACTTTGAAGCTAAATGGAACGACATTAAAATTGTGATTGAATACGGTATGCTTTCTGAAGAAAAATTCTTTGAAAAAGCAGATGCTTTTGCTCTGTATCCAACAGTAGATGGAAAATACTATACATACGAGGAATTATTCAATAAAATAAAAGCTAATCAAACAGATAAAGACGGTAAATTAGTCATTCTATATGCGTCAGATAAAGATGCACAACACAGCTACATTGAGTCTGCTAAGGCTAAAAATTACGAAGTTTTACTATTAGATTCTCCAATTATCTCACACCTAATTCAAAAATTAGAAGGCACAAAAGAAAACATAACATTTGCTCGTGTGGATGGCGACCATATTAATAATTTAATTAAGAAAGACGAAACAACTATTTCTAAGTTAAATGAGGACCAAACTAAAGCTTTAGACGACTTATTAAAAGAAGTAATTCCTTCTGAAAAATTTATGGTTCAATTAGAAGCTATGGATAGTAACGAATCTCCTTTCACTATTACGCAGCCTGAATTTATGCGTAGAATGAAAGAGATGCAAGCTACTGGCGGAGGAGGAATGAATATGTTTGGAAATATGCCAGAAATGTACAACTTAATTGTAAATACTAATTCTGAATTGGTTAGCGAAATTCTTGAAACTAAAACCAAAAAGAAACAAGAGCGCTTAATTAATCAAAGTTTAGATTTAGCACGTTTATCTCAAGGACTACTTAAAGGTGAAGAATTAACAAACTTCATAAAACGCAGTTACGAAATGATAAAATAGTTTCATCAATGCTCAACCAACAAGTTGACACGCTGAATTTTCAGCATCCTATATAAATTGTAAAGCCACCTTCATTAAGGTGGCTTTTATTTTAAGTAACAGAGTACCAACAAGTTCTGTATTTAAGAATAAAAACCCAATAAACACACGCAACCAATCACTAATTACACCATCTACTAAAAAACAAAAATCACTTTAAAATTGACTTAAAAAAATTATGAAAAGCATACTCCTCACAACTTTAGCAATCGTTTTATTTACAGCATGTAACACCAATGATGACCCTCCTTTTGATTATAGCGAACTTAACGATGAGGAAATACAAACCTATCTTGAAACAAACAATTTAGATGCTGAAAAAAGCAGCTCAGGTTTATATTACATTATAGACGAACTTGGTTCTGGTGAACACCCAGTTTCAACAGATAGAGTAAAAGTTAATTACGAAGGCTACTTTACTAACGGCAATCTTTTTGATGAAAGTGATGAAACTGGTGTTTCATTTTTCTTAGATCAAGTTATTTATGGTTGGAGAGAAGGTTTAACATACTTTAAAGAAGGTGGTAGCGGAAAATTAATAATTCCTGCACATTTAGCATATGGAAGCTATGACAATGGTAGCATTCCTGCAGGGTCTGTTTTAATTTTTGACATCGAACTCATTTACGTGAATTACAAAACTGAAAATGAAGCACAAATTCAATCTTATTTAATAGAAAACAACTTAACAGCACAAGCTACAGGTACTGGTTTATATTACAATATTGATACGCCAGGTGGTGGTATAGTAAATCCTACAGACAGCGACAACGTTACAATTACATATAAAGGACAATTAATTGATGGAACCGTGTTTGACCAAAGTACATCTCCAGCCAGTTTTAATTTACAAAATGTTATAGAAGGATTTTCAGAAGGACTCACTTACTTTAGTGAAGGAGATGTAGGCTCTCTATATATTCCAGCACATTTGGCATATGGAAACCAACAATTATCAGAAATCCCAATTGGTTCTGTTCTTATTTTTGAAATTGAACTTATTTCTGTTAATTAGAAAATACCCGCATTAAAATTCTCTTAGTTTTTACTACAGTACTCTCTGTATTAAATAACTAATTAACTTAAAAATTTCATGACTTTTACTAAAACTTTCTTAAGCTTATTGCTTATAACCACTCTCTGTGTATCATGCATATCTACAAAATCTACGAGCACAACTTTTTGGGTAAATAGCAAGAAAACTGATTGTAATACCGGAGCTGGTAAAACACAATGCTTACAAATTCATAAAGGCCATGATTTAAATATTACTGAATGGACTCCCTTTCATTCGTCTATTGAAAACTTTGCATTTGAACTTGGATATCTTCAAAAAATAAAAGTTAAGAAAACCTCTTTAAAAACAACACACACACCCTTCGACACCTCTTCAACAACATATAAATTGGTTAAGGTTTTAGAAAAAAAGCAAGATCCAAAAATAATTTTACATGATATTTGGGCAGCAACAAGCATTAATAGAAACGTGATCAAAGCAAAAAACAATACACCTACATTAGAAATAAACCTGACAAAAATGCAAGTTTTTGGCACTGATGGATGCAATAATTTTACGGGTAGTATTAGAAATTTAACAGCAAATACCATAATGTTTAACACTTTAGCATCCACCAGAAAAATGTGTTTGGATATGCAAATTCCTGATATCTACAATAAAGCATTGATAAATTCAGTAAGTTATAAACATGAAAGTTTAAATTTATTTTTTTACGACGCTAATGGCCGTGAAACCAT is a window from the Pseudalgibacter alginicilyticus genome containing:
- the htpG gene encoding molecular chaperone HtpG, which translates into the protein MTKGNINVSVENIFPLIKKFLYSDHEIFLRELISNGTDATLKLKHLTSIGESKSEYGNPQIEVKIDKEGKKLHIIDQGLGMTAEEVEKYINQVAFSGAEEFLDKYKDSAKDSGIIGHFGLGFYSAFMVAEKVEIITKSHKDEPAAHWTCDGSPEFTLEASDKTERGTEIILHIAEDSTEFLEESRISALLSKYNKFMPVPIKFGTKEINDPEHEPATIKDKDGKETKEPQRKITVDNIINNPTPAWTKQPADLKEEDYSSFYRELYPMQFEEPLFNIHLNVDYPFNLTGILYFPKISNDMQMQKDKIQLYQNQVFVTDNVEGIVPEFLTMLRGVIDSPDIPLNVSRSYLQADGAVKKISSYITRKVADKLKSLFNNNREDFEAKWNDIKIVIEYGMLSEEKFFEKADAFALYPTVDGKYYTYEELFNKIKANQTDKDGKLVILYASDKDAQHSYIESAKAKNYEVLLLDSPIISHLIQKLEGTKENITFARVDGDHINNLIKKDETTISKLNEDQTKALDDLLKEVIPSEKFMVQLEAMDSNESPFTITQPEFMRRMKEMQATGGGGMNMFGNMPEMYNLIVNTNSELVSEILETKTKKKQERLINQSLDLARLSQGLLKGEELTNFIKRSYEMIK
- a CDS encoding FKBP-type peptidyl-prolyl cis-trans isomerase, which gives rise to MKSILLTTLAIVLFTACNTNDDPPFDYSELNDEEIQTYLETNNLDAEKSSSGLYYIIDELGSGEHPVSTDRVKVNYEGYFTNGNLFDESDETGVSFFLDQVIYGWREGLTYFKEGGSGKLIIPAHLAYGSYDNGSIPAGSVLIFDIELIYVNYKTENEAQIQSYLIENNLTAQATGTGLYYNIDTPGGGIVNPTDSDNVTITYKGQLIDGTVFDQSTSPASFNLQNVIEGFSEGLTYFSEGDVGSLYIPAHLAYGNQQLSEIPIGSVLIFEIELISVN
- a CDS encoding DUF4377 domain-containing protein, which produces MTFTKTFLSLLLITTLCVSCISTKSTSTTFWVNSKKTDCNTGAGKTQCLQIHKGHDLNITEWTPFHSSIENFAFELGYLQKIKVKKTSLKTTHTPFDTSSTTYKLVKVLEKKQDPKIILHDIWAATSINRNVIKAKNNTPTLEINLTKMQVFGTDGCNNFTGSIRNLTANTIMFNTLASTRKMCLDMQIPDIYNKALINSVSYKHESLNLFFYDANGRETIHFKKVD